A single region of the Bacteroidota bacterium genome encodes:
- a CDS encoding PAS domain S-box protein, whose product MSKIAKDALRLPHAGKPVSRADLFRDERLLRLILENVDDLVTVTDSKGKRLYNSPSYKRILEDAPGTPGNDLFQEVHPDDRERVRDAFQETARTGECTRMEYRFLTADGRVRHIESQGYVIRDEKGKVVQIVLISHDVTARTEATRDTTDRKRAEQLQSAVYRIAQAADSSPTLDELFKGVHRIIHEVMPANNFYIALYDERSDLISFPYFVDEVDTPSPPKHPEKGLTEYVLRTGRPLLCDSAGMEELEKRGEAILIGVPSPIWLGVPLTVEKKTIGVMTVQHYSDPNAYGEQDQHILEFVSSQVAKAIERKLGEEALRVSEERYRQFVEQSSEGIWRFELDHPISILLPEQEQIRAFYAHAYIAECNDAMAHMYGVSGAKELMGAKLGDVLKPENRMSDQLLRDFILTGYRLTDAESSENDILGTRKHYLNNLVGMIDNDHLKRIWGTRRDVTQHKRAEEMLRVSEEKYRTLFEESKDGIFRSTPEGRIIDVNPAGIELFGYQSREELLGIDLSRDLYANSEDREIFKNTLARQGYVTDFEFEIKLKNGGKRMVLENASAVRDAEGTVIAYRSFIRDITERKRLEDQFRQAQKMEGIGTLAGGIAHDFNNILGIILGYTAMMQKGTPDLEKLRQGFGTIEVAVERGAALVRQLLTFARKADPSFESVNVNDTLQELARMLTQTFPKTISISLQLDERIPSVLADASQLHQALLNLSLNSRDALMDGVGAPGGGALTLRTRVVPGSEIRKKFSGAGADEYVCVQVEDNGLGMDEATRNRIFEPFFTTKELGKGTGLGLAVVYGVVNSHHGFVDVASAPGVGTTLGLYLPVQSRTIVSASPASTERSEPKGGDETVLLVEDEEMLRELLTSLFEEHGYRVLAAKDGAEGVEIYRTNKDTIAIVLSDMGLPKLGGWEMFQEMMAMNPRVKAILASGYFDPNLKMTMMKAGAKDFIQKPYVSEMVLGRVREVLDAC is encoded by the coding sequence TTGTCTAAAATAGCCAAAGACGCGCTGCGTCTGCCACATGCCGGGAAACCTGTTTCCCGAGCGGATCTCTTCCGTGACGAGCGGCTCCTTCGACTGATCCTCGAGAATGTCGACGACCTCGTCACTGTCACCGACTCAAAGGGGAAGCGCCTCTATAATAGCCCTTCGTACAAGAGAATCCTCGAGGATGCGCCCGGGACTCCCGGGAACGACCTGTTCCAGGAGGTTCATCCGGACGACAGGGAGCGCGTTCGGGATGCTTTTCAGGAGACGGCGCGGACCGGCGAGTGTACCCGCATGGAGTACCGGTTTCTTACGGCCGACGGGCGGGTCCGCCACATCGAGTCCCAGGGATATGTCATCCGTGACGAAAAGGGGAAGGTAGTCCAGATCGTTCTGATCTCGCACGACGTCACCGCACGAACGGAGGCAACGCGCGATACGACCGACCGGAAGCGTGCGGAGCAGTTGCAATCCGCGGTCTACAGAATCGCGCAGGCGGCGGACAGTTCCCCGACCCTCGATGAACTGTTCAAGGGCGTCCACCGGATCATTCACGAGGTAATGCCCGCGAATAATTTTTACATCGCTCTCTACGATGAGCGCTCGGACCTGATCAGTTTTCCGTATTTCGTCGACGAGGTCGACACACCGTCTCCTCCGAAGCACCCTGAAAAAGGCCTGACAGAGTACGTCCTCCGGACGGGCAGGCCTCTGTTGTGCGATTCCGCCGGTATGGAAGAGTTGGAAAAACGCGGCGAGGCCATTCTCATCGGCGTGCCCTCGCCCATCTGGCTCGGCGTCCCCCTGACCGTGGAAAAGAAAACCATCGGGGTGATGACCGTGCAGCACTACTCGGATCCCAACGCCTACGGAGAACAGGACCAGCATATTCTCGAATTCGTTTCTTCGCAGGTGGCAAAAGCGATCGAACGGAAGCTGGGGGAAGAAGCGCTCCGTGTCAGCGAAGAACGGTACCGCCAGTTTGTCGAACAGAGCTCCGAGGGGATCTGGAGATTTGAGCTGGACCATCCCATCTCCATCCTGCTTCCCGAACAGGAGCAGATCCGGGCGTTCTATGCGCATGCCTACATCGCGGAGTGCAACGACGCCATGGCGCACATGTACGGCGTCTCCGGAGCGAAGGAGCTCATGGGCGCGAAGCTCGGCGACGTGCTCAAGCCGGAGAACCGGATGAGCGACCAGCTTCTTCGCGACTTCATCCTCACCGGATACAGGTTGACGGATGCGGAGTCTTCAGAAAACGACATCCTCGGAACCCGCAAGCACTACCTGAACAACCTGGTCGGCATGATCGACAACGACCACCTGAAGCGGATCTGGGGAACCCGCAGGGATGTCACGCAGCATAAGCGCGCCGAAGAAATGCTCCGGGTCTCGGAAGAGAAATACAGGACCCTGTTCGAAGAGTCGAAGGACGGCATCTTCCGCAGCACGCCCGAAGGAAGGATCATCGACGTGAACCCGGCAGGCATCGAACTGTTCGGGTACCAGTCCAGGGAGGAGCTGCTGGGGATCGATCTCTCACGCGACCTCTATGCGAACTCGGAGGACCGTGAGATCTTCAAGAATACTCTTGCGCGGCAGGGGTACGTGACAGACTTCGAGTTTGAGATTAAATTGAAAAACGGCGGAAAACGGATGGTGCTCGAGAATGCCTCGGCCGTCCGCGATGCGGAAGGGACGGTCATCGCCTACCGCTCCTTCATCAGGGACATCACGGAACGCAAGAGGCTCGAAGACCAGTTCCGGCAGGCGCAAAAGATGGAAGGAATCGGGACCCTCGCAGGCGGAATCGCCCATGATTTCAACAATATCCTCGGGATCATCCTCGGCTACACGGCGATGATGCAGAAGGGCACCCCCGACCTCGAGAAACTCCGGCAGGGGTTCGGAACGATCGAAGTCGCCGTGGAGCGGGGCGCCGCCCTGGTTCGCCAGCTCCTCACGTTTGCGCGCAAGGCAGATCCTTCGTTCGAGTCGGTCAACGTGAACGACACCCTCCAGGAGCTCGCCCGGATGCTGACGCAGACATTCCCGAAGACGATTTCCATTTCGTTGCAGCTTGACGAGCGGATTCCCTCGGTTCTTGCGGACGCGTCGCAGCTCCACCAGGCGCTCCTGAACCTGAGTCTGAATTCACGGGACGCCCTGATGGACGGCGTGGGGGCCCCCGGCGGGGGAGCGCTGACGCTTCGCACGAGGGTGGTGCCGGGCTCCGAGATTCGGAAGAAGTTCTCCGGAGCGGGCGCCGACGAATATGTCTGCGTCCAGGTGGAAGACAACGGATTGGGGATGGATGAGGCGACCCGGAACCGGATCTTCGAGCCGTTCTTCACGACGAAAGAACTGGGGAAGGGGACCGGCCTCGGACTCGCGGTGGTGTACGGCGTGGTCAACAGCCATCACGGATTCGTCGATGTGGCGAGCGCGCCCGGAGTCGGGACCACGCTCGGGCTCTATCTTCCGGTCCAGTCGCGCACGATCGTCTCGGCCTCGCCCGCTTCGACCGAGCGGTCCGAGCCGAAAGGAGGGGATGAAACGGTTCTCCTGGTCGAGGACGAGGAAATGCTGCGCGAGCTCCTGACGAGCCTGTTCGAAGAGCACGGGTACAGGGTTCTTGCCGCGAAAGACGGCGCCGAGGGGGTGGAGATCTACCGAACCAACAAGGACACGATTGCGATCGTCCTCTCCGACATGGGCCTGCCGAAGCTGGGAGGCTGGGAAATGTTTCAGGAGATGATGGCGATGAATCCGCGCGTCAAAGCGATCCTCGCGAGCGGCTATTTTGATCCCAACCTGAAAATGACCATGATGAAGGCGGGAGCGAAGGACTTTATCCAGAAGCCCTACGTCTCTGAGATGGTTCTCGGGAGAGTCCGCGAAGTTCTGGACGCCTGCTAG
- a CDS encoding RNA methyltransferase, with translation MRKLTHEEIGRRRLSPEQLGREERFPVTILLDNIRSLYNVGSIFRSADGARVSRLILSGYTPHPPRKEIEKTALGATATVPWTYVRDPLEAIAALKSGGVRICVLEQTGSSTPYYSISKESFPLCLVVGNEITGVSGEILREADFAVDIPMYGMKQSLNAAVALGITVFELVRIWKSE, from the coding sequence ATGAGAAAATTGACCCATGAGGAAATCGGGCGCAGACGACTCTCCCCGGAGCAGCTCGGCCGGGAAGAACGCTTCCCCGTTACGATCCTGCTGGATAACATCAGGAGCCTCTATAATGTCGGGTCGATCTTCAGGAGCGCAGACGGCGCCCGGGTTTCCAGGCTCATCCTGAGCGGCTACACTCCGCACCCCCCGAGAAAGGAAATCGAGAAAACGGCCCTCGGAGCGACCGCCACCGTCCCGTGGACGTACGTCAGGGATCCGCTCGAGGCGATCGCCGCGCTCAAGTCCGGGGGTGTCAGGATCTGCGTTCTTGAGCAAACCGGGTCGAGTACGCCTTACTATTCGATTTCAAAGGAGAGTTTTCCGCTCTGCCTCGTGGTGGGAAACGAAATCACCGGAGTCTCCGGCGAGATCCTCCGGGAAGCGGACTTTGCGGTCGATATTCCGATGTACGGCATGAAACAGTCGCTCAACGCGGCTGTCGCGCTCGGAATAACGGTCTTCGAACTCGTGAGGATTTGGAAAAGCGAATGA
- the cmk gene encoding (d)CMP kinase codes for MKKLVIAIDGPAASGKSTTARLTAGRLDYLFIDTGAMYRAITLRALEENLDPDNEEQIGTLAEQTQICFEQSKGEFRVKVNGRDVTPSIRSQAVTKAVSRISAIKKVRDVMVEQQRRLAKEGGVVIEGRDIGTVVVPDADLKIFLVAKVDERTARRRKELQDRGIDVPLELLMKEIEERDRKDSSRTISPLRKADDAIVLDTSKLTVEEQVQYVIEQADRLLKTRT; via the coding sequence TTGAAGAAACTAGTCATTGCAATCGACGGCCCGGCCGCATCCGGCAAGAGTACGACTGCGCGGCTGACGGCGGGGCGATTGGACTATCTCTTCATCGATACCGGGGCGATGTACCGCGCGATTACCCTCAGGGCGCTCGAAGAGAATCTCGATCCGGACAACGAAGAGCAGATCGGGACGCTCGCCGAGCAGACTCAAATCTGTTTCGAACAATCGAAGGGTGAATTCAGGGTCAAGGTGAACGGCCGTGACGTCACTCCCTCGATCCGGAGCCAGGCGGTGACCAAGGCGGTGAGCCGGATCAGCGCGATCAAAAAGGTCCGGGACGTGATGGTGGAGCAGCAGCGGCGGCTTGCGAAGGAAGGCGGCGTCGTGATTGAGGGCCGTGACATCGGCACCGTGGTGGTACCCGACGCCGATCTGAAGATTTTCCTGGTCGCAAAGGTGGATGAGCGTACCGCGCGGCGGCGGAAGGAATTGCAGGACCGGGGGATCGATGTTCCTCTGGAGCTGCTCATGAAGGAAATCGAGGAACGCGACCGGAAGGATTCGAGCCGCACGATCAGCCCTCTCCGGAAGGCCGACGACGCGATCGTCCTTGACACGTCAAAACTGACGGTGGAAGAACAAGTCCAGTATGTTATTGAACAGGCGGACAGGTTGCTGAAGACACGAACATGA
- a CDS encoding 4-hydroxy-3-methylbut-2-enyl diphosphate reductase, with product MKVSIDKSAGFCWGVIRTIDIAETELQTAPPGESLYVLGEIIHNPMEIERLERRGLKTITHADLPSVKNGKVLIRAHGEPPSTFAAAKELGVTLVDATCPVVWKVQERIKKFYDQGYQVVIYGKADHAEVIGLVGQTNGEAVVIKSLEEINKIDLNRKTVLFSQTTMDKATFAKLKDEFQKRIKDLIIDTFDQEATEFHAKDTICGQVFGRDKKLREFAAGNDVMIFVAGRISSNGKVLFHICQEANPRTYFVEIESELQPEWFEGVETVGISGATSTPQWLMERVKQHIEAMAPQHAVA from the coding sequence ATGAAAGTGAGCATCGACAAGAGCGCGGGGTTTTGCTGGGGTGTGATCCGGACGATCGACATCGCGGAGACGGAGCTCCAGACGGCGCCGCCCGGGGAATCGCTCTATGTGCTCGGCGAGATCATCCATAATCCGATGGAGATCGAGCGCCTCGAGCGCAGGGGCTTGAAGACGATCACCCATGCCGACCTTCCCTCCGTGAAAAACGGGAAAGTCCTGATCCGCGCTCACGGCGAGCCGCCCTCGACATTCGCGGCCGCGAAAGAGCTGGGCGTGACTCTCGTCGACGCGACCTGCCCGGTGGTCTGGAAGGTGCAGGAACGGATCAAGAAATTTTACGATCAGGGGTACCAGGTGGTGATCTACGGAAAAGCGGATCACGCCGAGGTGATCGGACTCGTCGGGCAGACGAACGGGGAAGCGGTGGTCATCAAATCCCTGGAGGAGATCAACAAGATCGACCTCAACAGGAAGACCGTGCTCTTCTCCCAGACGACGATGGATAAAGCCACGTTCGCGAAATTGAAGGACGAATTCCAGAAGCGGATAAAGGACCTGATCATCGACACGTTCGACCAGGAAGCCACCGAATTCCACGCGAAGGATACGATTTGCGGCCAGGTCTTCGGGCGGGACAAGAAACTGCGCGAGTTTGCTGCGGGCAACGACGTGATGATCTTCGTCGCGGGCCGGATCAGCTCGAACGGGAAAGTCCTGTTCCATATCTGTCAGGAGGCGAACCCGCGGACATACTTCGTCGAAATCGAATCCGAGTTGCAGCCCGAATGGTTTGAAGGCGTGGAGACGGTCGGCATCAGCGGCGCCACCTCGACCCCCCAGTGGCTGATGGAGCGCGTCAAGCAGCACATTGAAGCGATGGCTCCGCAGCACGCGGTCGCATAA
- the rpsA gene encoding 30S ribosomal protein S1: MAEDLKEKTFQQSTASYPRGAVAQPPSPFRSAGKKANFSEIEEREYSPEEFKQLALLYDKTFSSIHEGEIVRGKIVAITDNGVAIDIGFKSEGLVALAEFPNIDELKPGDEVEVFLESVENKDGQLVLSRKRADFMRTWERITKSYETGEVLVGKITRRIKGGLVVDLMGLDAFLPGSQIDVKPVRDFDQFLGKTMEFRVAKINHPNENVVVSHKVLIEAEMQEQRSAILNSLEKGQILEGTAKAITDFGVFVDLGGVDGLVHITDLSWGRVNHPSEVVKLDQTITVVVLDFDEPKKRISLGLKQLQPHPWENIETKYPVGTKVTGKVVSLADYGAFIEIEKGIEGLIHISEMSWTQHIKHPSQVVSMGQMVDAVILSLDKDNKKISLGMKQLEPDPWMNLMEKYPVGSRHTGIVRNLTNFGVFVELEDGVDGLVHISDLSWTKKIRHPGEIVKKGDRLDVVILGVDVSQRRISLGHKQVRDNPWDSFSESYRSGTETSGKIVRIIEKGVIVELPSGVDGFVPVSHLAMSPVKNIADMFHVGDEIALKVIEFDKESKRIVLSAVEYLKGKEQKVIDDYASKHKLPPMTLKDVATISGKPAETPPDAPADQPPTSDLMV; encoded by the coding sequence ATGGCGGAAGACCTCAAGGAAAAAACGTTCCAACAATCAACAGCATCATACCCCCGCGGCGCCGTGGCGCAGCCCCCCTCACCGTTCCGTTCCGCAGGCAAGAAAGCCAATTTTTCCGAAATCGAAGAGCGCGAGTATTCCCCCGAGGAATTTAAGCAGCTCGCCCTGCTCTACGACAAGACCTTCAGCAGCATCCATGAAGGCGAGATCGTCAGGGGAAAAATTGTCGCCATCACGGACAACGGTGTCGCGATCGACATCGGGTTCAAATCGGAAGGCCTCGTAGCGCTCGCCGAATTCCCGAACATCGACGAGTTGAAACCGGGGGATGAAGTGGAAGTATTCCTTGAGAGCGTTGAGAACAAGGACGGGCAGCTCGTCCTCTCGCGCAAGCGGGCCGATTTTATGCGCACCTGGGAACGGATTACGAAGTCCTACGAGACCGGCGAAGTGCTCGTGGGGAAGATCACCCGGCGCATCAAGGGGGGCCTGGTCGTCGACCTGATGGGTCTCGACGCGTTCCTCCCGGGATCTCAGATCGACGTCAAGCCGGTGCGGGACTTCGACCAGTTCCTCGGCAAGACGATGGAATTCCGCGTGGCAAAAATCAACCACCCGAACGAGAACGTCGTCGTAAGCCACAAGGTGTTGATTGAAGCCGAAATGCAGGAGCAGCGCAGCGCGATCCTGAACAGCCTCGAGAAAGGACAAATCCTCGAGGGGACCGCCAAGGCTATAACGGATTTCGGAGTGTTCGTGGATCTCGGCGGGGTCGACGGCCTCGTCCACATCACGGATCTCTCGTGGGGCCGCGTCAACCACCCGTCCGAGGTGGTCAAGCTCGACCAGACGATCACGGTGGTGGTGCTCGACTTCGACGAACCCAAGAAGCGCATCTCCCTCGGCCTGAAACAGCTCCAACCCCATCCCTGGGAGAATATCGAAACGAAGTATCCCGTCGGGACCAAGGTCACGGGAAAGGTCGTCTCGCTCGCGGACTACGGCGCGTTCATCGAGATCGAGAAGGGCATCGAAGGCCTGATCCACATCTCGGAAATGAGCTGGACCCAGCACATCAAACATCCTTCGCAGGTCGTCTCCATGGGACAGATGGTGGATGCCGTCATCCTCAGCCTCGACAAGGATAACAAGAAAATTTCCCTCGGGATGAAGCAGCTCGAGCCCGATCCCTGGATGAACCTGATGGAAAAATATCCTGTCGGCTCCAGGCATACCGGGATCGTGCGCAACCTCACGAACTTCGGCGTCTTTGTCGAGCTTGAGGACGGCGTGGACGGCCTCGTGCACATCTCCGACCTCTCCTGGACGAAAAAGATACGGCATCCGGGAGAAATCGTGAAGAAAGGGGACCGGCTCGATGTCGTGATCCTCGGCGTCGACGTCTCGCAGCGCCGGATTTCGCTCGGGCACAAGCAGGTGCGCGACAACCCCTGGGACTCCTTCTCCGAATCGTACAGGTCCGGGACGGAAACCTCCGGGAAGATCGTCAGAATCATAGAGAAAGGGGTGATCGTCGAGCTCCCGTCGGGGGTGGACGGATTCGTCCCCGTCTCGCACCTCGCGATGAGCCCCGTGAAGAATATCGCGGACATGTTCCATGTCGGCGACGAGATCGCGCTGAAGGTGATCGAGTTCGACAAGGAGAGCAAGCGAATCGTCCTTTCCGCGGTGGAATACCTGAAGGGAAAGGAACAGAAAGTCATCGACGACTACGCCTCGAAGCATAAACTTCCTCCGATGACGCTGAAAGATGTCGCGACGATCTCGGGGAAACCGGCCGAGACTCCTCCCGATGCGCCGGCCGACCAGCCGCCCACATCGGACCTGATGGTGTAA
- the mtaB gene encoding tRNA (N(6)-L-threonylcarbamoyladenosine(37)-C(2))-methylthiotransferase MtaB produces the protein MKKVALHTLGCKLNYAETATIGRQFTDRGFEVVDSDQPADVYLLNTCSVTERADRECRQIIRRALRTSPEAFIIVSGCYAQLRPEEIAAIDGVDLVLGTNEKFSVFDHADRFVKQPTPHVYVSCIDDAVDCAPAFSADTGSRTRAFLKIQDGCDFNCSFCTIPMARGASRSRPEEDVVLDAARIASQGCSEIVLTGVNVGDYGLKQGAGLLRLLRKLEEVDGIERIRISSIEPNLLTRELVDAVLGSGKCCNHFHIPLQSGSDMVLKRMRRRYTREQYLAVVEYIRGRDQDAGIGADVIVGFPGETEESFRETSSFLADAPVSYLHVFTFSERPGTPASEFEGTVEPRVRAERSEALRLLGQRKRHAFHSSFIGRRMPVLFEGRHRRRSASGLTTNYIRVEAPSPGPLANEVRDVRILRAAHDQCAAELFSNDTQIGIQLP, from the coding sequence ATGAAGAAAGTCGCCCTCCATACCCTCGGCTGTAAACTGAATTACGCGGAAACGGCGACCATCGGACGCCAGTTTACGGACCGGGGCTTCGAGGTCGTCGATTCCGACCAACCCGCCGACGTCTATCTTCTCAACACCTGCAGCGTGACGGAACGCGCGGACCGCGAGTGCCGGCAGATCATCCGCCGCGCCCTCCGCACGTCGCCAGAAGCGTTCATCATCGTCTCAGGCTGTTACGCCCAGCTCCGCCCGGAAGAGATCGCAGCCATTGACGGGGTCGATCTTGTCCTCGGCACGAACGAAAAGTTCAGCGTCTTCGATCACGCGGACCGGTTTGTAAAACAGCCGACACCCCACGTCTACGTTTCCTGCATCGACGACGCCGTCGATTGCGCGCCCGCGTTTTCGGCCGACACCGGATCGCGGACACGAGCCTTCCTCAAGATTCAGGACGGATGCGATTTCAATTGCTCCTTTTGCACGATCCCGATGGCCCGGGGCGCGAGCCGGAGCCGTCCCGAAGAGGACGTCGTTCTGGACGCCGCCCGGATTGCTTCGCAGGGGTGCAGCGAGATTGTCCTGACCGGTGTGAACGTCGGCGATTACGGCCTGAAGCAGGGTGCCGGACTTCTCCGGTTGCTGAGAAAGCTCGAAGAAGTCGACGGGATTGAACGGATTCGAATCAGTTCGATTGAACCAAATTTGCTGACCCGCGAGCTGGTGGACGCCGTCCTCGGCTCGGGAAAATGCTGCAACCATTTTCATATCCCGCTCCAGAGCGGGAGCGACATGGTCCTGAAACGGATGCGGCGGAGGTACACCAGGGAACAGTACCTCGCCGTTGTGGAGTATATCAGGGGGCGCGATCAGGACGCGGGGATCGGAGCCGACGTGATCGTCGGCTTTCCGGGTGAAACCGAGGAGTCGTTCCGCGAGACCTCGTCCTTCCTCGCCGACGCGCCTGTTTCGTACCTTCACGTGTTCACCTTTTCAGAGAGGCCCGGCACGCCGGCCTCGGAGTTCGAGGGGACGGTCGAACCGCGCGTGAGAGCCGAGCGAAGCGAAGCCCTCCGTCTGCTCGGGCAAAGGAAGCGGCACGCCTTTCATTCCTCCTTCATCGGGAGGCGCATGCCCGTGCTGTTCGAGGGGCGTCACCGGAGGCGGAGCGCCTCGGGCCTGACCACCAATTACATCCGGGTGGAGGCTCCTTCTCCCGGCCCGCTCGCAAACGAGGTCCGCGACGTGAGAATTCTCCGCGCAGCCCACGATCAATGCGCCGCCGAACTGTTTTCCAACGATACCCAAATCGGAATCCAACTCCCATGA
- the truA gene encoding tRNA pseudouridine(38-40) synthase TruA: MRNVKLLIEYEGTDYAGWQRQENARTVQGEIEETLRRITRQPVSLIGAGRTDAGVHARGQVANFQSETGLPCAELEHALNALLPEDIVIRRVSEAPLDFHARYSARERSYSYTILRVPSAMQRRYSWFVGYPLEVGLMQKAAALLPETHEFGSFCKGQSEVDHYRCTVLSAGWKEEGQSLVFLIRANRYLHGMVRSLVGTMVDVGRGYTTLEEFCAILSANDRREGGPNAPARGLTLESVLYEETMDNDHNRQESAQ; encoded by the coding sequence ATGAGAAACGTGAAACTCCTCATCGAGTATGAGGGGACAGACTACGCAGGATGGCAGCGGCAGGAGAACGCCAGGACGGTGCAGGGCGAGATCGAGGAGACACTCCGGCGGATCACCCGGCAACCGGTGAGTCTGATCGGGGCGGGGAGGACAGACGCGGGCGTCCATGCCCGGGGGCAGGTGGCCAACTTTCAGAGCGAGACCGGCCTGCCGTGCGCCGAACTCGAACACGCGCTGAACGCCCTGCTCCCGGAAGATATCGTGATTCGCCGGGTCTCAGAGGCGCCGCTCGATTTTCATGCCCGCTACAGCGCAAGGGAGCGATCCTATTCCTATACGATCCTCCGTGTACCCTCTGCGATGCAGAGAAGATATTCATGGTTCGTCGGGTACCCTCTCGAGGTCGGCCTCATGCAGAAGGCGGCGGCCCTTTTGCCCGAGACCCATGAGTTCGGATCGTTCTGCAAGGGACAATCGGAGGTCGACCATTACCGGTGTACCGTCCTGAGCGCAGGCTGGAAGGAGGAGGGACAATCGCTTGTTTTTTTGATCCGGGCGAACAGATATCTTCACGGAATGGTCCGCTCGCTCGTGGGAACGATGGTCGATGTGGGCCGCGGGTACACGACACTTGAGGAATTTTGCGCGATCCTTTCGGCGAACGACCGGCGCGAGGGGGGACCGAACGCGCCCGCGAGGGGCCTGACACTCGAGTCAGTGCTGTATGAAGAAACGATGGACAACGATCACAACCGGCAGGAATCCGCCCAGTGA